In Sphingobacterium sp. PCS056, the following proteins share a genomic window:
- a CDS encoding NAD-dependent succinate-semialdehyde dehydrogenase, which yields MKNPLLLNQAYINGKFISDKKTFDVVNPSTGKVIDTVPDLEIAACQKAIAAAEAAWTSWRKTSAAERSSLIRKWYELILQNKEHLAEIITLESGKPLKESLTEVDYGNSFVEWFAEEGKRAYGETLPLAQNGNRLMTIKQGIGVVAAITPWNFPVAMITRKVAPALAAGCTIILKPASQTPFSAIALAKLAEEAGIPKGVFNVVTSKDSAGFGKELATNSVIRKLSFTGSTEVGKTLITQAASNIKKVSMELGGNAPFIVFEDADIEAAVKGAIAGKFRNSGQTCVSINRFYIQENIYDTFAQKLTEAVKKLKVGDGLDKGVEVGPLINSKGLEKVKHHIEDAVKHGGKIATGGKPQKGLFFEPTVLTDLSHDALIAQEETFGPVCALFKFTTEEQVIQLANDTPFGLASYFYSQNVNRCFRVSEQLEAGMVGINTGLISNAAAPFGGVKESGVGREGSKHGLDEYMELKYLCFGE from the coding sequence ATGAAAAATCCCTTATTGCTTAATCAAGCATATATAAATGGAAAATTCATTTCCGATAAAAAGACATTCGATGTCGTCAATCCTTCCACAGGAAAAGTCATTGATACCGTTCCAGATCTTGAAATTGCTGCGTGCCAGAAAGCGATAGCCGCAGCAGAAGCAGCCTGGACATCGTGGCGTAAAACATCAGCTGCCGAACGTAGCTCCCTCATTCGAAAGTGGTACGAACTTATTTTACAAAATAAGGAGCACTTAGCTGAAATAATAACACTCGAAAGCGGTAAACCATTAAAGGAATCGTTGACCGAAGTCGACTATGGTAATTCATTTGTCGAGTGGTTTGCTGAAGAAGGCAAACGCGCTTATGGAGAGACACTACCATTGGCTCAAAATGGAAATAGACTGATGACGATCAAACAAGGTATTGGCGTGGTCGCAGCCATTACCCCGTGGAATTTTCCTGTAGCCATGATTACACGTAAGGTAGCTCCGGCATTAGCAGCAGGTTGTACCATTATTCTAAAACCAGCCTCACAAACGCCATTTTCAGCAATTGCCCTAGCAAAATTAGCCGAAGAAGCCGGTATACCAAAAGGTGTTTTCAATGTGGTCACCAGTAAAGATAGCGCTGGATTTGGAAAAGAGCTGGCAACCAATTCTGTGATCAGAAAATTATCATTTACCGGTTCGACAGAAGTTGGAAAAACACTAATAACACAAGCTGCTTCTAACATCAAAAAGGTATCGATGGAACTGGGTGGCAACGCCCCATTTATCGTATTTGAAGATGCTGATATCGAAGCTGCAGTAAAAGGAGCTATAGCTGGTAAATTTCGAAATTCAGGACAAACCTGTGTATCGATCAATCGCTTTTATATCCAAGAAAATATCTACGATACCTTTGCTCAAAAACTTACTGAAGCCGTAAAAAAACTGAAAGTAGGCGATGGATTGGATAAAGGAGTTGAAGTTGGTCCGCTCATCAATAGCAAAGGACTTGAAAAAGTCAAACACCATATTGAAGATGCCGTTAAACATGGTGGAAAAATTGCAACAGGTGGAAAACCTCAGAAAGGACTTTTCTTTGAACCAACGGTATTGACAGATCTATCCCATGATGCCCTTATAGCACAAGAAGAGACATTTGGCCCCGTGTGTGCTCTGTTTAAATTTACCACTGAAGAACAAGTTATCCAGTTGGCCAATGATACCCCATTTGGTTTAGCCTCCTATTTTTATTCACAAAATGTAAATCGTTGTTTCCGCGTTTCTGAACAACTAGAAGCTGGAATGGTCGGTATCAATACCGGATTGATTTCAAATGCTGCAGCTCCATTTGGAGGAGTAAAAGAATCAGGAGTCGGCCGAGAGGGATCCAAACATGGACTAGACGAATATATGGAGCTAAAATACCTCTGCTTCGGCGAATAA
- a CDS encoding thiol-disulfide oxidoreductase DCC family protein has protein sequence MIKQDIKQLILFDGVCNFCNSTVNFIIHNDKKDQFRFATLQSKLGQSFIHRLPSNIDSIVYVRNQEILIKSTAALYIAQDLGYPYKLMGIFKYLPTSWRDCCYDYIAKNRYRWFGKKDHCEIPTEQNRKKFIS, from the coding sequence ATGATAAAACAAGATATCAAACAGCTTATTTTATTTGATGGAGTTTGCAATTTTTGCAATAGCACCGTCAATTTTATCATTCATAATGATAAGAAGGATCAGTTTAGATTTGCTACACTGCAGTCAAAACTGGGGCAAAGTTTCATTCACAGGCTTCCCTCAAATATAGACTCGATAGTTTACGTTAGAAACCAAGAAATTTTAATAAAAAGTACCGCAGCTCTTTATATTGCCCAAGATTTAGGATATCCCTATAAATTAATGGGCATTTTCAAGTATCTCCCAACATCTTGGCGAGACTGTTGTTATGATTATATAGCAAAAAATAGATATCGATGGTTTGGCAAAAAGGATCATTGTGAAATACCTACTGAGCAAAATCGAAAAAAATTCATTTCATAA
- a CDS encoding bifunctional 3,4-dihydroxy-2-butanone-4-phosphate synthase/GTP cyclohydrolase II, whose translation MDFKLNTIEEAIEDIKAGKVIIVVDDEDRENEGDFVTAARNATPEIINFMATHGRGLVCAPLTRERCEELQLELMVGKNTAVYETNFTVSVDLQGYGCTTGISASDRSKTIKALIDPNIDPVELGRPGHIFPLIAKDGGVLRRTGHTEATVDLARLAGFEPAGVLVEILKEDGEMARLPELMEVAKRFDLKIISIEDLIEYRLKHDSLIVEEVKVDMPTAFGDFKLKAYTQKDTGEHHLALYKGEWNEDEPILVRVHSSCLTGDIFGSCRCDCGPQLHKAMEMIQQEGKGVIVYMNQEGRGIGLVNKLQAYKLQETGVDTVDANIQLGFKADLRDYGVGAQILRSLGVTKMRLMSNNPSKRAGLVGYGLEIVENVAIEIKSNPFNEVYLKTKRDRMGHTIMKNL comes from the coding sequence ATGGATTTCAAATTAAATACGATTGAAGAAGCAATCGAAGATATAAAAGCGGGCAAAGTGATCATTGTCGTAGATGATGAAGACCGCGAAAATGAAGGTGATTTTGTAACAGCAGCAAGAAATGCTACACCAGAAATAATTAATTTTATGGCTACGCATGGTAGAGGATTAGTGTGCGCGCCGTTGACGAGAGAACGTTGTGAGGAACTGCAACTTGAGCTGATGGTTGGAAAGAATACCGCTGTATACGAAACAAACTTTACCGTTTCTGTCGATTTACAAGGATATGGTTGTACAACAGGTATTTCAGCATCAGATCGTTCAAAAACAATAAAAGCACTTATTGACCCCAATATAGATCCTGTCGAATTAGGACGTCCTGGACACATTTTTCCATTAATTGCCAAAGATGGTGGCGTATTGCGCCGTACCGGTCATACCGAAGCTACGGTAGACTTAGCGCGCCTTGCCGGTTTTGAACCTGCCGGGGTATTGGTTGAAATTTTAAAAGAAGACGGTGAAATGGCTCGACTTCCAGAATTAATGGAAGTAGCTAAAAGATTCGATTTAAAAATCATCAGCATTGAAGATTTGATCGAATACCGTCTAAAGCATGATTCACTTATCGTCGAAGAGGTGAAAGTGGATATGCCAACAGCATTTGGCGATTTCAAATTAAAAGCTTATACACAAAAGGATACAGGTGAGCATCATTTAGCGCTTTACAAAGGTGAGTGGAATGAAGATGAACCCATTCTTGTACGTGTACACAGCTCTTGCCTTACGGGAGATATCTTTGGTTCTTGCCGTTGTGATTGTGGACCACAATTACACAAAGCCATGGAAATGATCCAACAAGAAGGAAAAGGAGTCATCGTTTACATGAACCAAGAAGGTCGTGGCATCGGTCTAGTGAATAAATTGCAAGCCTACAAACTTCAAGAAACTGGAGTCGATACCGTAGATGCTAATATTCAACTCGGATTCAAAGCCGATCTAAGAGATTATGGAGTAGGAGCTCAAATATTACGTAGTCTTGGCGTAACAAAAATGCGCCTAATGTCTAACAACCCATCCAAAAGAGCTGGTTTAGTTGGATATGGATTAGAGATCGTTGAAAATGTTGCGATTGAAATCAAATCAAACCCTTTTAACGAGGTCTATTTAAAAACAAAAAGAGATCGAATGGGTCATACCATTATGAAGAATCTATAA
- a CDS encoding LptF/LptG family permease: MKKIYLLILKSFIKPFFVTFCIVMFVLLMLFLFKYIDDLIGKGFEWYVILKLIGYQCAVQISMAMPLSMLLSSIMTFGNLGESYELVAIKAAGVSLRKAMTPLFILVGFFSISSFLFSDYILPIVNLKMGSLLYDVRNKKADFLIKPGIFNNTIPGYSIRAKGKNENGTILYDLMIYDNQGGNAGNTVLIAKEGFIYNSPDNSYMILKLKDGIRYEDARVKSSKSYDPRQQFTRFKFKETEQKFDMEWNKMQRTDENLFKSHHAMLNLKQLKVYTDSNKMKLDSVKHLLSNTMDHRFNLYSPYFNNRQGNEKIKPAKIKPFNDLLQDVIPVEQRAQITGNALSQLNYMKDDLNNKLPDYKDLNGKDIRYRIEFHRKFTLAVSCLLLFAIGAPLGAIIRKGGLGLPVIMAIIFFLIYHIISTVAEKSAKDGAISPILGMWMAIIVLSPLAGFLTYKSTTDSALFDIDQYKLKAEAGFNWIKSKMSKKKAKAQ; the protein is encoded by the coding sequence ATGAAAAAGATTTATTTACTTATTCTTAAATCCTTTATAAAGCCATTTTTCGTCACTTTTTGTATTGTGATGTTTGTGCTTTTAATGCTTTTCTTATTTAAATATATCGATGATTTAATAGGAAAAGGCTTTGAATGGTATGTCATACTGAAACTAATCGGCTATCAATGTGCGGTTCAGATTTCTATGGCTATGCCACTTTCTATGCTCTTGTCATCCATTATGACATTTGGTAATTTGGGAGAAAGCTATGAGCTTGTAGCCATCAAAGCTGCTGGAGTATCACTCAGAAAAGCCATGACACCCCTCTTTATCTTAGTTGGTTTTTTTAGCATAAGCTCCTTCCTATTTTCGGATTATATACTACCTATTGTCAATTTGAAAATGGGTTCATTGCTATATGACGTGCGCAATAAAAAGGCTGACTTCCTCATTAAACCCGGTATTTTTAATAACACCATTCCAGGATATTCCATTCGCGCCAAAGGCAAAAATGAAAATGGAACCATCCTGTATGATTTAATGATTTATGACAATCAAGGTGGAAATGCCGGCAATACCGTATTAATCGCTAAAGAAGGATTTATATACAATTCTCCCGACAACAGCTATATGATCCTAAAGCTCAAAGATGGGATCCGCTATGAAGACGCACGTGTTAAAAGCTCAAAAAGTTATGACCCCCGTCAACAGTTCACCAGATTCAAGTTCAAAGAAACAGAACAAAAATTTGATATGGAATGGAATAAGATGCAACGAACAGACGAAAATTTGTTCAAGAGCCATCACGCCATGTTAAATTTGAAGCAACTAAAAGTGTACACAGACTCCAATAAAATGAAATTGGACAGTGTCAAACACCTGTTATCTAATACGATGGATCATCGTTTTAATCTCTATTCACCTTATTTTAACAATAGACAAGGAAATGAAAAGATTAAACCGGCCAAAATCAAGCCCTTCAACGATCTATTGCAAGATGTGATCCCAGTTGAACAGCGGGCACAAATTACAGGAAATGCACTGAGTCAGTTGAACTACATGAAAGATGATCTGAATAATAAATTGCCTGACTATAAAGACTTAAATGGAAAAGATATTCGCTATCGGATTGAGTTTCATCGAAAATTCACGCTAGCAGTATCCTGTTTATTATTATTTGCCATTGGTGCACCTTTAGGAGCGATTATCCGAAAAGGAGGATTGGGACTTCCGGTTATCATGGCTATTATCTTCTTTTTAATATATCATATCATCTCTACAGTAGCAGAAAAGTCTGCAAAAGATGGAGCCATCTCACCTATTCTGGGAATGTGGATGGCGATTATCGTATTATCTCCATTGGCAGGATTCCTAACTTACAAATCCACAACAGATTCGGCACTATTTGATATCGACCAGTATAAGTTAAAAGCTGAAGCCGGCTTCAATTGGATCAAAAGTAAGATGAGCAAGAAAAAGGCAAAAGCGCAATAA
- a CDS encoding START-like domain-containing protein, with protein MAEKIKLNLEYIVNSSPRILFPFLQEPNALSQWLADDVNYRESVYEFVWDDEGHKAKIVNIKENKLIRYKWLEDEPYYFELEIDQDELTNDVALRITDFAKEDDVENRKMIWNNSIEYLQSVIGG; from the coding sequence ATGGCAGAAAAAATAAAATTAAACTTAGAATATATTGTAAATTCTTCACCTAGAATTCTGTTCCCATTTTTACAAGAACCTAATGCCCTCTCACAATGGCTCGCTGATGATGTTAATTATCGCGAATCCGTGTATGAATTTGTTTGGGATGATGAAGGTCACAAAGCTAAAATCGTCAATATTAAGGAAAATAAGCTGATACGCTATAAATGGCTTGAAGATGAGCCTTATTACTTCGAATTGGAGATCGACCAAGACGAACTAACAAATGATGTTGCATTGCGAATTACAGATTTCGCAAAAGAAGATGATGTTGAAAACCGTAAAATGATTTGGAATAATTCAATTGAATATCTCCAAAGTGTAATTGGAGGATAA